In Helianthus annuus cultivar XRQ/B chromosome 3, HanXRQr2.0-SUNRISE, whole genome shotgun sequence, a single window of DNA contains:
- the LOC110930898 gene encoding multicystatin, with the protein MSLVGGITEVKDFANSIVIDDLARFAVDEYNKKQNTLLEFRKVLNAKEQIVAGTLYYITLDAANGGIIKTYEAKVWVKEWENFKELQEFKPVDAATPVIGGITEVKDFANSLVIDDLARFAVNEYSKKQNTLLEFGRVLNAKEQIVAGTLYYITLEATDGGVKKTYEAKVWVKEWENFKELLEFKPVDAATPVIGGITEVKDFANSLEIDDLARFAVDEHNKKQNTLLEFGKVLNAKEQIVAGKLCYITLEATDGGVKKTYEAKVWVKPWENFKELQEFKPVDATTPVIGGITEVKDFANSLVIDDLARFAVDEQNKKQNTLLEFGKVLDAKEQVVAGTLYYITLEATYGGVKKTCEAKVWVKPWENFKELLEFKQLLVLPPQHKLPSGQES; encoded by the exons ATGTCACTTGTTGGAGGAATTACAGAAGTAAAGGACTTTGCAAACAGCATTGTGATCGACGATCTCGCTCGATTCGCCGTCGATGAATACAACAAGAAGCAG AATACCCTGCTGGAATTTAGGAAGGTACTGAATGCAAAGGAGCAGATAGTTGCTGGTACATTGTATTATATCACACTTGATGCAGCTAATGGTGGTATCATAAAGACTTATGAAGCCAAGGTTTGGGTTAAGGAATGGGAAAACTTCAAAGAATTGCAAGAGTTCAAGCCTGTTGATGCTGCCACCCCAGTTATTGGAGGAATTACAGAAGTAAAGGACTTTGCAAACAGCCTTGTGATCGACGATCTCGCTCGATTCGCCGTCAATGAATATAGCAAGAAGCAG AATACCCTGCTGGAATTTGGGAGGGTACTGAATGCAAAGGAGCAGATAGTTGCTGGTACATTGTATTATATCACACTTGAAGCAACTGATGGTGGTGTCAAAAAGACTTACGAAGCCAAGGTTTGGGTTAAGGAATGGGAAAACTTCAAAGAATTGCTGGAGTTCAAGCCTGTTGATGCTGCCACCCCAGTCATTGGAGGAATTACAGAAGTAAAGGACTTTGCAAACAGCCTTGAGATCGACGATCTCGCTCGATTCGCCGTCGATGAACACAACAAGAAGCAG AATACCCTGCTGGAATTTGGGAAAGTACTGAATGCAAAGGAGCAGATAGTTGCTGGGAAATTGTGTTATATTACACTTGAAGCAACTGATGGTGGTGTCAAAAAGACTTATGAAGCCAAGGTTTGGGTTAagccatgggaaaacttcaaagAATTGCAGGAGTTCAAGCCTGTTGATGCTACCACCCCAGTCATTGGAGGAATTACAGAAGTAAAGGACTTTGCAAACAGCCTTGTGATCGACGATCTCGCTCGATTCGCCGTGGATGAACAAAACAAGAAGCAG AATACCCTGCTGGAATTTGGGAAGGTACTGGATGCAAAGGAGCAGGTAGTTGCTGGTACGTTGTATTATATCACACTTGAAGCAACTTATGGTGGTGTCAAAAAGACTTGCGAAGCCAAGGTTTGGGTTAagccatgggaaaacttcaaagAATTGCTGGAGTTCAAGCAATTGTTGGTGCTGCCACCTCAGCATAAACTTCCATCTG GGCAAGAGTCCTAG